The DNA segment CGCGCAGCGCGGCGCGGATGGCGGCGATGGACGTGCCGAAGACGACGGGCAGGATCAGCTTGACGATTTTCAGTGTGCCGATCCGATCGGGCACCAGCGCCAAGGCTTCCTGCGCGGGGTTGATCGTCTCGCCGCCAAAGGGCTCGAAGCCGGTGAGAAGCAGTTTCACGGTGATTCCTTCTTTCTTCGATCGCGGAGGATGAAATTTACGCCAGCGCGCGGCGCAGGGCCGCGAGCAGCCGTTCGTTTTCGGCGCGCCGCTTGACGCCGACGCGGCAGTAACGCTCGTCGAGGCCCGTGTAGTTGGCGCAGGAACGGATCAGGATGCCCTGCGCGAGCATGGGCTCGCTGAGGGGCTTTTCGCTGCGGAACAGCACGTAGTTGGCGGCGCCGTCGTAGACTTTGAATCCCAGTTCGCGCAGCCCGGCGCGGACGAAGGCGCGTTCCGCCGCAACGGCGACGCGGGTGCGAACGGTCCATTCCACGCCGCAAGACAGCGCCGCGAGGCCGGCCGTCTGCGCCGGGGCGGAGACGCTCCAACTCTGGCCGAAACCGGCGACCTGCTCGACCAGCCGGCGGTCGCCCGAAATCATGAAGCCCAGCCGCAGTCCGGCCATGGCGTACAGTTTGGTGAACGCGTCGACGATAACCAGGTGCGGA comes from the Pyramidobacter piscolens W5455 genome and includes:
- a CDS encoding pyridoxal phosphate-dependent aminotransferase, with the translated sequence RAALARALRVEPWQLLCGNGAADLIIRLCLARKPQKVLVCAPTFSEYEKAALLAGAQVKKFILREENDFALGGEILGELAGAGAPDMFFLCNPNNPTGQLTSPALIGQIAAVCERRGTLFVLDECFLPFTGAPSARPLLNAHPHLVIVDAFTKLYAMAGLRLGFMISGDRRLVEQVAGFGQSWSVSAPAQTAGLAALSCGVEWTVRTRVAVAAERAFVRAGLRELGFKVYDGAANYVLFRSEKPLSEPMLAQGILIRSCANYTGLDERYCRVGVKRRAENERLLAALRRALA